Proteins encoded by one window of Cannabis sativa cultivar Pink pepper isolate KNU-18-1 chromosome 4, ASM2916894v1, whole genome shotgun sequence:
- the LOC115713759 gene encoding uncharacterized protein LOC115713759 — MRRAPLCNVAPNLWNKLWSSKVLERHKVLWWSILSNALPVRAILSKRMGINETTCPFCGNGDETMEHLFLYCDLTSHLWRSSPWGVMPVVESGARMWDWVSFLWNLRTRGVDTDDLFLYASIVVDTIWRARNDKVHNNNMGSLEHYIDSINYCYADYGSSLLKSRQVADTRGWSPPPEDWVKINCDVRVGAESMCVVAIARDHTESILWVATNKLHFTDSLIGEAAACMLALETAATMHHPFVMVESDSKMVIKNLKGDESFWQLENYARQCKHLSNSFTCCNFSYISRNCNLAAHNVAKWVFANNISGMVEVSTISSNIFCNDREV, encoded by the coding sequence ATGAGACGGGCTCCGTTGTGTAATGTAGCTCCGAACCTTTGGAACAAGCTGTGGAGTTCAAAAGTTCTGGAGCGTCACAAAGTCCTTTGGTGGAGTATCCTCTCGAATGCGCTACCTGTTAGGGCTATCCTTTCTAAGAGAATGGGTATTAATGAAACCACCTGCCCCTTTTGTGGTAATGGTGACGAAACTATGGAGCATTTATTTCTCTATTGCGATCTGACGTCTCACCTTTGGAGATCTTCCCCTTGGGGAGTTATGCCTGTTGTGGAATCTGGGGCCCGTATGTGGGACTGGGTTAGTTTTCTATGGAACCTTAGGACCAGAGGAGTGGATACAGATGATTTATTCCTTTATGCTTCTATCGTGGTTGACACGATTTGGAGGGCTCGAAACGACAAGGTTCATAATAACAATATGGGTAGCTTGGAACATTACATTGATTCTATAAATTATTGTTACGCTGATTATGGATCCAGTTTGCTCAAGTCTCGACAGGTTGCTGATACTCGGGGTTGGTCCCCCCCGCCTGAGGATTGGGTCAAGATCAACTGCGATGTCAGAGTCGGGGCGGAATCCATGTGTGTGGTGGCAATTGCCAGAGATCATACGGAATCGATTTTGTGGGTGGCGACTAACAAACTTCACTTCACTGATTCTCTTATTGGGGAAGCGGCGGCTTGTATGTTAGCTTTGGAGACGGCGGCCACTATGCATCACCCTTTTGTTATGGTGGAGAGTGATTCTAAGATGGTGATCAAGAACCTAAAGGGTGACGAATCATTTTGGCAGCTTGAGAACTACGCAAGACAATGCAAACATCTCTCTAATTCTTTCACttgttgtaatttttcttatatttctagaaACTGTAATTTGGCGGCCCATAATGTGGCCAAGTGGGTGTTTGCCAACAATATTTCTGGTATGGTAGAAGTCTCTACTATTTCGAGTAATATTTTCTGTAATGACCGTGAAGTCTAA